One segment of Panicum virgatum strain AP13 chromosome 1K, P.virgatum_v5, whole genome shotgun sequence DNA contains the following:
- the LOC120712333 gene encoding uncharacterized protein LOC120712333: MRFFTPGGGGSSSARSYEPMATADTTDLRYWLHWRVGLCALWVLGCMSVAAYLIWRHEGTGADRRPGGASPPSSSAGGEAGGGKGRRPGVLYDDEAWRPCLRDIHPAWLLAYRLISFFVLLSLLVVIVISDGGNIFYYYTQWTFILVTIYFGLGTALSIYGCSKFTDENVAVATADMELGTAYIARGAAAKPSFQEHDGAREIAGFWGYLLQIIYQTNAGAVMLTDCVFWFIIFPFLTVKDYNLNFLLIGMHSVNAVFLLGEAALNSLSFPWFRIAYFFLYTALYVIFQWIVHAATPIWWPYPFLDLSSNLAPLWYLAVAVMQVPCYVVFRLVIKLKHHLLAKWFPGSFVRGC; this comes from the exons ATGCGTTTCTTCACACCAGGCGGGGGCGGCTCGTCGTCGGCGCGGTCGTACGAGCCCATGGCCACGGCGGACACTACGGACCTGCGCTACTGGCTGCACTGGCGGGTGGGGCTGTGCGCGCTCTGGGTGCTCGGCTGCATGTCCGTCGCCGCCTACCTCATCTGGCGCCACGAGGGCACCGGCGCCGACCGGCGCCCCGGCGGCGCGTCCCCGCCTTCCTCgtccgcgggcggcgaggcggggggCGGGAAGGGGAGGCGGCCCGGGGTGCTGTACGACGACGAGGCGTGGCGGCCCTGCCTCCGGGACATCCACCCGGCGTGGCTGCTGGCGTACAGGCTCATCTCCTTCTTCGTCCTCCTCAGCCTGCTCGTCGTCATTGTCATCTCCGATGGCGGCAACATCTTCTACTACTACACTCA GTGGACCTTCATTCTGGTGACGATTTACTTCGGG CTTGGCACAGCCCTGTCCATCTACGGCTGCAGCAAGTTCACCGATGAGAATGTCGCCGTGGCGACAGCAGACATGGAGCTTGGAACCGCTTACATTGCCCGGGGTGCGGCTGCTAAACCGAGCTTTCAAGAACATGATGGTGCTAGAGAGATTGCTGGGTTCTGGGGTTACCTGCTCCAGATCATCTATCAG ACAAATGCAGGTGCTGTGATGCTGACAGACTGTGTGTTTTGGTTCATCATTTTCCCATTCCTCACCGTCAAGGACTACAATCTGAACTTC CTGTTGATAGGAATGCATTCAGTTAATGCTGTTTTCCTGCTCGGTGAGGCAGCCCTGAATAGCTTG AGCTTCCCTTGGTTCCGGATCGCATACTTCTTCCTTTATACAGCGCTTTACGTCATTTTTCAATGGATCGTCCATGCAGCAACTCCAATTTG GTGGCCTTACCCATTCCTCGACCTGTCATCTAATTTGGCACCTTTGTG GTACCTGGCGGTTGCAGTGATGCAGGTGCCGTGCTACGTGGTGTTCAGGCTGGTGATCAAGCTGAAGCACCACCTGCTCGCCAAGTGGTTCCCGGGCTCGTTCGTGAGAGGCTGCTAG
- the LOC120650950 gene encoding uncharacterized protein LOC120650950, whose protein sequence is MATAACLHAPAWALDRQLGSGDAMAAGATAAGANPAARSPSCLRGAFPIPATIAAAHVPAPPLACPLPVLLCAAHSPLQPPPPLFLRTACLPSHVPAPPLAYQLPILLHTAACRPQAFTDRRLAPSPAAAQASATLGFLLPPPAPAARPLRRADLGLHPRQRDTAVSIELGGVGEGALDRARHLDVAFRFLARMHLDGEDADGHELFGVARALLEEVNMVPVDVGEHLTRKSVGDDAGSCLARLVAALQKAKEAGHAATRPRRALHLRAPRACASRRRRC, encoded by the coding sequence ATGGCCACGGCAGCTTGCCTCCACGCACCAGCGTGGGCACTGGACCGCCAGCTCGGTAGCGGCgatgccatggccgccggcgccacggcAGCCGGCGCAAATCCGGCTGCACGCTCCCCGTCGTGCCTGCGCGGCGCCTTCCCCATCCcagccaccatcgccgccgcccacgtccCCGCGCCACCGCTCGCCTGCCCGCTCCCCGTCCTGCTCTGCGCGGCGCACTCCCcgttgcagccgccgccgcccctgttccTGCGCACCGCTTGCCTGCCCTCTCATGTCCCCGCGCCACCGCTCGCCTACCAGCTCCCCATCCTGCTCCACACGGCAGCCTGCAGGCCGCAGGCCTTCACCGACCGCCGGCTAGCCCCCAGCCCCGCAGCAGCGCAGGCCAGCGCTACCCTCGGCTTCCTGCTCCCACCGCCAGCTCCGGCTGCGCGCCCGCTCCGACGAGCGGATCTTGGCCTTCACCCTCGGCAGCGCGACACCGCCGTTAGTATTGAGCTTGGTGGGGTCGGAGAAGGCGCCCTTGACCGTGCGCGTCATCTCGACGTCGCGTTCCGGTTCCTTGCCAGGATGCACCTTGACGGCGAGGACGCCGATGGCCACGAGCTGTTCGGTGTCGCCAGGGCATTGCTCGAGGAGGTGAACATGGTGCCCGTCGACGTCGGCGAGCACCTGACGCGGAAGAGCGTCGGCGACGATGCCGGCTCGTGCCTCGCGAGGCTGGTGGCAGCGCTACAAAAGGCCAAGGAGGCAGGCCACGCTGcgacgcgcccgcgccgcgccttgCACCTGCGCGCGCCACGTGCCTGCGCCtcacgccgtcgccgctgctag